CAGTGTTGTGAAGGATGATTTCAAAGATATAAATCAGGtaaggttataattattatttacacaaataaattacTCGGTTAACGCGCTCCACTTATCGAGTCAGTATAGTTCctgtaaattatttcaaaatttatccaaattagattttttcaatgtgccagaaacatattttaagtatttaactaaaaacttatgtttaaataatattataatttatttactttatggttttttcaatttgtttttgtcCATAGTtcaatcacaatatttttaagaagcCGATGTAACTTTTGACGCATTTCacgccgtatattataataaaaaaaaattacgcatTCAAATCATTCAAATTGCTACTTTAACTAagctttgattattttatttaatcagtCATCCATAAATAATTCGTTGTTTTGTTCAATTGTTAAAATGTAGAAAGATGACATAATTGATATTACCGGAGTATCGTGCAACCCAGCGCCAATTGTATTGAAGCCATTGGCATCATTGTACAATCCATATCCATATGGTTGTTCAGTGTTGTGCAATCATCCACTGGATAGTGAAATTAAAGATCTTGTAAAAAAGGCTAAGGACGCTTTGgttggtataatttaatataataagttataaaattagttaggtaagccattttatttttgtttattttacaggCATTGGACCCTAAGTCACCACATCGCTATCCTGATGTCGATGAAATTAACATTATCGTACCAGAGGAGCTGTTCAGGAAATATACAGAAACAGATTCTAGAGCTACCAGTCCTATGCCTACAATTGTGCCAAAAAAAACACCAGCTGAATTAGAAATAGACAAATCTCGACTTGTATTGGACTTAAATCGAAGTAGAAGTCAACAGTCATCGATAAAATTTTCGGTTAGACACAATTGAATGAgacaatattaagtaaatatatttaaaaaaaattgaaagaagAAACCATAAACCATAATGTTTAACGACGTATTAAAGTAAAAACCCGGAGAATTTGctctacctactatataatatagcaagtTTCGAGTGTAGGTACCTCGTCAATAAGTCATCATTGAGTATAAGTCActgtaaagtatttttaaaattgcatgaaTCAGctctagaaaataataatataagtatttggtaaaaatgtcgTTTCTTAAAAACAAAACCGGTCTTGTCATAATAACTGGTGTTGCGTAATtattcctgttttttttttttgtccgtcTTGATTATTTTGAGAAGTACTGagcattttttcaattttaactctCCAAAGTACCTATAGATCCAATATTCTCCAGAGCCACCTTAAAAATCCTAACTCCTAAATGTGATATCAGAAACactcaaaaaacatttttaatcaatgataagattataaaaaagatttagtttataatgttgaatgaataaaaaaaattctttttataactaaaaaatagtgATTAATTCAAGCGTGTTCTGCTGTACAatacttttatacctaataaataaatttattaagtcgtatttttttattcaagaatataattgaaaatttaaatgttatgtaagTACTTATGTGTTACactcaaacataatatacttaattaattaaaattattgttgattcaTGGCGTATTTTTCGTTCTACTGCCTAATCATTATGATGTAATgtcaatcaataattttttttctatattttatttttaataaatccttttactatcatatatattatgtgagtttaaaaccaattttagGGTGTTGTGGGACAAGATTTTTGCGAAGTGTTGTCTTTATGTCATGGTTCTGTACTtcatataccaaaatattttcgtCCAAATTATACAACCAGTATTTTAGGACGAAAATTAGAAGTTAAAAaagaagtattaaaaaaacgaCCTCGACATCAAATCACTATCACAGAAAAACAAGCAGACAACATCGCCGTTAATTTGGTAAGTAGTTATTAACAAAGACCActgtttaacatttattttctccTTAGCGGCATTTAGATTTACCTGGTGCTTATGATGTGCAAAAAGATACAGAAGAAAACAAAGAAGTGACTTGGAGAAGAGGAAAACCTATTAAaccaggaaaaaaaaacaaaaaaaaatcagaaaaaaagaaATCAGGGCAAcataataaagaatttaaagGAGTCCAAGACCCATTAGAAActcaagttataattttaacaagatacattttataaaactttataatatgttgattcaATTAATAGGTGTCAactataaatcaaaattcattgAATGGTAGTATAATTGCTGAAAATGACGCTCAAAAAATTGAAGAAGAGATTAACGAAGAACCAAAAACTAGTTCATTCATAgacatagatattttaaaagagCTTCAAAGAGAATTGCACTTACTTGACGTCGAAAATGAATTTGACGTgaaggtaaaaatataattctgatataattaaatatagccAAGAACTTTAAAACctcattaaaatacaataatttttaattaatatgaataatataacatttttactttttagttaaaattatataactttaaatgttaaaatgttagatAATTAAAACTGCATATATGCAATAAAAGTAAGGGAATCATAGtcttacattgtattatatattattatatatttactatattacattctttagttaaaattctatattatttctaagataaataaaaacactttttaaatatacctacataatatatttattatttattataaaatataaatcacatgatgaattcatattatttaaaaaattcaaaaacttatCGTCTAtcgataatttcaaaatataaaaatactccaattaatattagcattatgaagatatattatttactgattttaattattttttagaaacacATGGCATTAAAAGAAGCATACAAAATGCAACCAATATTAATCAATCAAGAAGTAAATACTGAGTTAGAGGCATTAAAACGTAAATTAGGAGTTAATACAGAGGTAGTTTTACCAGGTTTACCGAGAACATTTTCTAGAAAGAACATTAGATTCGAATTACCATTAGATAGAAAAAGCTTAAaaggttataattttttttaagtcaattataattgtttaatataatcatactcgaaattttatagtacttatatagtgctataatagtacctataagtacctaatattaaaatacgtgaTATGCGGTCATGAATATTTCAGATATGAAACCGTTAGATTATTTGAGAAGTAATACAAGTATCATTGGGAGCTGTCTAGTCATCTATTCAAGAGTTTTCGAAAAATATGACACTAACTTGGAGACGAGAACGATTCATGAAAATGTAAATGATAATTGCATTATggcgaaaacataatattaattatactaattattctaATCAATGTTTACTTGTTTAGAAACTCATATCTGCGTTAGGCGAAGTGATGGGTCGACCATTTTCCAGCCAGGAAGCTACAGATTTACATCAGATAATTGGATGGTCTAGTGGTCAAATTCTGACATATCGTGAATGGTGTGGTTTGTGTGGCGCAGCAGAACGTCTTTTaggtaaatttgttttttatgtaaattgtatacattacttgattttaaaattgttcgagatataatattattatttatttatttttattttataactgtaaagtaagtacctacgtattttatatttaaaatacaattttaattaaataataaaaattgttttgctcACAATATTTGCATGCGTATTGCAATTAAACTATAgcaaatataagtaatattgttcaatgtttatcatttattaatattcaaaactgtataatgtcaatataaaatatttgactaatataataatttaaggaaaaacaTTTTACAGGACATCGTTTTGTTCCTCAGCCATTGAGTAAAGCCCAAGATCCCTGTAATGAAGTGGAAAACGCTGATTTCGCATTGTTAGACAGGTGGCTTCAAGATTTGTCTCCAAATAATtcagtgtataaattattaactctaattaaaaacacttaagtaactttaatttttgttaattttcaatGAAACATCATCATGTTTACgactttgtatattttttcggtgtccaaaatagttttattaattttaatcaatgtaTCAATTTCGTCAATGTATCAATCTACTAATATGTAAAAGGTAAATAGTAAACGATTGCCCATCAATAGGACTATTTGCTTACATTTGTGTTATTTGTGAGGTATATTCTAAAACTAAGGGGCATTCCTATCaaagcatatattattaattacgcaCTAATAAAAAGGTGATCTGCTTTGCTTTACATTcttctttaaatatatagtttcgtcaaaatattaaatttagaacatacgatggaaataaaaaaaatcaattgtgcctatattgtattatattttcaagaccttagctataaaaattgaaaattttcgtgatttaaacaaattttgtgaaaatttgaacttttaatgcttataaaaaaaatgagttatACTTTACATAAATAGaacattctaatataaacatttggtaaatattttcaagtatataGGATTATTTCTTTTTAAGGTTACATCCAAAAAACAAAAGccaaaaactaattttcagTTCAAATTCTCgattttccttaaaaaaaatttagtttttcccaattatttttaaaaaatattggatattttCGATGTTGACCTCTTAACtaagttataagtacctaccatcCAGATCCAATTAGAAACTTAGAAACTACCCTCAAAGGTTAAAAATTAAGGGGGCTAAAGCATACCATGTTTTAAGGAGTACCTATGttaaggtatttaatattacatgtacATTTTGGCTGTGTCAATGTGTgagaagtaaatgaacattagtgtgtgaCATGTGTAATTTTTTATCGCACTTTTCGCGACGAAATTTGAATTCCCGGATttacgatttattttaaattgtcgtATTATTTATCGTACTAAGATTCTTAGAAATGTTCTAACATCCATACGCGCATGCACAAGTCAATCAACACGAAGAAAATACTTTTGCTCCGGGTGTAGGTCAGAAATGTGATGTAAACAGTACCAAGAGAGGAATAAAAATTCACCTTGTTTCGATCGACttatattagttttgaaaaGATGAGCGTATtcgttagtttattttctaggTTTTTTAGGAAATAGATTTACGACTTTATTTTTAgtgaatacaatatgatattatgatgcataggaagtttatattattatcaaaataaactaagacttaaCTTAATTGTAGTCTGTGGAAACCgacgaaatgaaaaatataagaatccACTTCCGACCAAACTTAGAAAAGAGGAATACAAACTaaatttacttttcaaaattgaattcatGCTACtggaagtatatttaattttctttcgcTTATTGAGCTAAATATATGGGAAAAAATGGTTGCTCTAGCTtccttaaacattttttctactaaataatttttgtctaAGGACACAAAAAATTACATCAGtgaaaaatcaataggtacatagATCGacaactcagaatctaaattatacctaatatacctaatcataatattacaatcatattACAAGTactacatgttatattatatatttcaaaacaaaaataataatatattatcatttatcataattcTTAACTAATTAATGTCACCAAATTAACTCTTAGCCACACCAAATCATTAAATTCATACTATCATGGGTACCTAGGTACAAACTATTCATaaacacttattttaaatataacataatataaatatttacgaaTAGTTTAATCCTTTATGTAGGTAAGGtatgtaagtaaaatgtatgaaatattttttttaaagtctttACAGACGATAatcagaattttgattttggacATCACATTTGAAAGTGGTTTACCTATCCTAAAACTGACCTTTTTAATGCGTTTTTGAAACTAGTATAaagattattttactttaaattactatatccatacatgtatttaattttcagttaatgggtttacttactattatacattcaaTCCGTAgaaacaaaattgtatacaaaactttttttttttataatattgacttaCATAGGGACCTACCTAAGTGTTAACTACTTAAACTTGTTTgggttgaaaataaatataatattcatattggaaataaattgaataatttgtacAATGATTTCACCATAATATTGAAGATAACCatgttataaaagaaaaaatacctTAAGTCTTATCTAAATGTTTATGTATGGCGTAACTAATACTTGCGATTAACCTTGAACTACATGCAGGtctttaaagaaaaaattgaaagtttttCTTTCTTGAAAGTACGTTGGGAACACGTTTCGCTTTCACCCAGTTCAGCGTTAGtggtgtgttattattttaaatttgaaagcaatgataaatatttcaatcatAGCAGAATTTCGAGCAGTGTTAAATCGCATTTGCTAGGATTGCTTCAAAATGATTCAACTATTGTGAATACttcatactaaataaataaataaataaataatttgctgtaaaatataaagttaggtattctaagaaatattaaatattttgtatggcttaggtaacttataatattaaaattaattaatttaataaatgatttgtatacattatacatgcatgtaactatgtaagtaaattttaatttactttcacatgttaattaaaatatattatttagttcacATGAagtgttttcatttattttagaacattgaacatttattttgtacttggtacctacctatatatatatatatatatatattatacagagtaaCTACTAACTTGtacgtatacaaataaattaactcacaaataatttattgttccgTGAATACTGCAAaccaagtaatatttttaactattaaataataaacttataagaatttctattattttaatagtttaagaaTACTTGGTTTATCACTCTACGCTAAATCGTcgaaaaaataatcttaaatataaaatttagttacttattattatatttgttacatattaaaatagaattgtatatattatagactaatgCCGCGTAgcacaaaacatttaatgaatcaataacgagctaatggtcccttaaacaagATTTAGTAGCCCAAAATTGGtccatttaatttttagtgaaccattaagtttaataaattgtttatgcaattcagtataagaataaaatagcatatacctaggtaaaaccttcttttcttttttaataaaaaagtatgagtacctatgtaacatattaattaaGTCATTATATTTTGACGATGATGCAGAAAAAAGAACTAATACaattcaagtacctacataataatatttacatttttagttttatttttttttgttaattagcTTAAGTAATTAGTGATTACACTACAAGTAGGTTACTTCCAGAATATAATATGGTGGAGAAGCCACCCACTGGCGACACtcgttattacatttttttattaattttaaaacctatTTATTGGAAAATGAAATGTAGGACGGATTTGTGACATTGCTTGACAAAGGAGCATCAATATAAGAGGAGTTGGAACCGAGAGAGAAAAACAAATGATTGAATTTGGGCCCAATAGAGGAAAGATCAGGACGATTGATTAATATTGTAGATGATGATTGAAGTCACATAACTGTATGAGGCACCCACTCATTTTAAGAGGATATAGGAGAGGCTATGATTATTGATTgagtccaaatttgaaataaacaaagaattattaggtatttactgttgtgtatttaggtaggtaatagatTATAACCGGTATACAGCCTAGAGGGTTATAGCACAATTACAGTGCGACAAGCCTTTAAGGCATGGAACACAATCTTATTTACATTaatcaattatacaaatataactgaaaaagaaccaataattaaaaataaactaaacgaTCTAGGTaaattttagtttgttaaagaaatgtgtaagtacttataggtaataaataataattaatatttagataaaatattgatCGTAACGTATGCAAACGCGTACAAGCCATAGTGTCTACAGCAGAGGCGTACACAGGATTTTTCAATTGGGGGGGAGagggcttgaaaattagttacaattttttttttttttttttgtccagtctaataatttcagacgtttatttgaggtattttaaaatgtttgtaacttctcaacttttctggtagaaaatatGCTCAGATCATAAACTTCGATGGCCGatgtatgtttttaaaagtaaatttgatatagttggtacttttagaaggtcgaaattgaaaatgctcagtgctttctaaaataattggagaaaaaattagctaaaatattaacgatacataggcatacattgttaattgttatgttttataagcataaaAGTTAAAGTTTTGTCAAAACGAcaaaaccacagttaatttgtagttcaaaacttataaaatattaaacttgtaTAAGCTAagattagaaaatttaatacgaggtctttcatacaagtagttcatacttttaCCGAAAAATTACAGATAACTTTAgaaaaattggtatgcaaatacaatgtttttttcaaaaatgaattcatacTGGTAAGACGTTTATGAAATTTACTCCTTGCTTGGTACTTACTATAGTTGACaattgaaacttgataaatatattttttttttaaagtaataataatacgggcaATGGGGGGGGACTTCAGCCCGTTACCCCCTCCCCTCCCCTCCCCTATGTCAagtgtttaaaataacaataaaaacatgtGACCTAGGCTAGGTCTAAATGAATAGcccaataattatacaaaaatacacacAATGCACTTCTGCTGAATACTGTAGCAGGCAAGGCGTTTAGGGGAGGGGGGGCATGGCCACCcttgacataatataaaatattacctataaataatttcttgttggtattttaagtaaaatttttgGACCAAAAGAATACCCCCCTCCCCTAGAAGATGAATCAAATCCACTACTATTCCGTACCTAACCTatcaattagatatttaaaatatttgtatcaaaatatgtatcaattttaaatacaacaattcatttcgaatttataatcaaatttattatgatacaacTATTCTCACTAGGTCGAATCacaataaacaataactatTACCACAATCGTATCTGCGAACATACTCTTATGttcttaaaacataaaatattttactataatataccaattaaaaGTAACCGTCAGGTATTTTCTGATATTTGACCGTTCAtaatttgtcattataataGACGAAATAAGAAACGATTATTGTGTGAAATGAAACATAGATTATTGAGatgaatacaaataacaaatgaaTAAACAGTTAAATACTCGAATAGTCTCGTGCATACctagtagatattattatgtaattatatcatatcgttgatattttatcttataaattataattgcttTAAAGAATGCATGATgcatgaattataaaaatgattatttaaatatttaactatggtTATggtatatcagtatatcactgtaaattatcatatacgatgtacattattattacaataatactttaatagtattatttagtaaccttgtattcaattttcaagcctAAACTTTAAaaagtgaacattttatataatttgaactcgaaaataatttataaatattcgtaattttttctaaattttacgtTCAATAgctataaaaaagaaattgagcctatattattttaatattattagatctAAAAACCAACTTAATATGTGGCATATtcaaccttgtattacattttcaagctttttgaacgagcctaaaaaaatattgttgttaaattgggaatttttataaaactgttaaaaactgtttttttgttCGACAACTTAAGTGTCGGCTAACTGgacataaactttttattttgttgattaagttatatataaatgaacCACCCTCCTCAACGACTACAAGCCAATTTCTGAAATTTTGAATCTAGCTAACCAGGATACTAGAAGGAAAATGCTAGACGGGTAGACAtaagtttcattaaaaatgtagtcCAAGGTAAGATTGATGTTACTCGTTTATTAAACAGGGTCATGACTCACATTTCATGCACCTAACACTTAgatttgagtttaaaaaaaagttcgaAATAgagatataaatacatttaaaatcatatcTTGTTAAACCATCTACTATTATGTAATGACACAATAAGAAAGAACAATGCGTATAATTGATTCATACAATTATATCCCACTATCCCAGTCACTTAAACATTTAGACTTCGGTAGTGATAACTATTTAGGAAAATCTTAGACCCGAaccacaattaattaatttattattattattattacttatttgttattacataggtaggtacatgtataacACCACTTTATATTTGTCAtttatgtattgaaaatattatctttattaatatttataggtatcatattttttgtaaaataaataaataaaatataacgtaaagttatgataataatattatttaggcacattactatattagtcATCGCGCATTTCCTTCCCGTATCCCGTCAAAtgtcaattttaatattgtgtggGAGACTGACGAACATCTGGTGGGTGTGTGTGGATGGGTGTGTGGGTGAATGTAAAGATCGTTTAATCGACTTTTCAGCCGAAACAACGATCACCCCTCGGCACTGAGCGTGATGACGGAAACTTGGCACAAGTTTAATCGTTCCCAAGTCCTAAGTTCTCTCTTGTCATCGCGCGACCACTGACTATCacgcttatataatattgcatgttaaatacgaattattattaagatgatattcaaataataattatatattattatattattataggaattCAGTAAACATTTTAGCCACCACACTCACTGTTCTCCCGTCTTCCCGGTTCTAGATTCTATCTTTCTAATTCATCATTTTCAGACTCCAGTGTTTATAAGTtctgtaagtaggtataggtaattactaattagtataatacattatgtggagtacctatattattaatatatatgttattaagtTACCTATGCATtcaatcaaaagtaaaaatagggGAAAGTAGGTAACCACTTTCTTGTAGTATGTGTCGAGGTACTCAAGTGTACCTGTTCGTTAAGTAATGTCACTGTAATGTACCGTAAAACAGGGTAACTTTGGCCCACCGTTGGAGTTTTAAATACTTCTGTAAGTTGTAATAAGACATGTGACTATTATCAAAATGTTGTGGTGGTTTCCTACAGTTAATAACACAGGTAACCgaatgtaataacatttttttgccGCTATCACATgtcttgttaaaaataaatatattttttgtaatcactttttataaaaaatttaccaTAAAAGTGACCTCTTTTAACTTTTGTTTGATTCGAACAGATATTTCGTAGAACTCTGTAACTCTGATATGgtctcacatattatatagtactaatacagtatttatcaaaaatttaaaaaaaaaccaatttttcatttgttagaAGTATTAGAACAGATTTTTAAGGTCGGGGTAACTTTGCCCCTATTTTATTAGGTGGACCAAAGTTACTCCTAGTTATATGGTTTTATTAGGcaaattaagttttttcatTAGCCAGAGCTAGAAGATTTTGTTTGATAACTTAGGTATCtttgtttttgttaaatgcagatatattttttttcatagtgactttatgtataatatttaaagtaaataaaatttattttttctaaaaacagcTGTTTTATTTGCAATTATTGCTTATTTTGCCATTAAAATTGACTTAATTACTTCTCAGGTACTAGCTAATTAACCTGGCATACGCTAACTTTAGCCCAAAGTAGGGTGAACGACAAATCTACAGCGATATTTGGAGGTGAGACAAAGTAACCCCATTCCCGAGTAACTTTGGcccattttgaaaaaaattactatagttgaaaaattaagaaattagaAATTACATTCCGCAGAGGGCATGTCTGAACCCACACAATTATgtcaatctttttttattttagtttttttacgtgcaaattagtttaatttagtGCTAAAGTTGAAAAATGCTGAAAATGGTACAAAGTTACCCCGTTTTACGGTAtctgtttaatttgaattcaataataactaataagtcattgaatatgaaaaataattttaagcgaTGAGTGCCGATGACGCTCTCGCTCTGTCAGGCTTTCtaaatactaagtatattttatgatttatgtaaatgttaaaatgtattgctattaaagtaatttattgtagctactactaataatacagtaggttgatttaatttttgaaaaaaacattgcattttaaaatgtaattttgtgtataacataatatgttaatagtttCACGTACTTACTCgcgaaaaatttaaaacattattttttacttaaatatctaatttcgtccaaatttgaacttttaaaatttccattaaaaaaatgtgtctataaattgctttatatttttttgttacggTAACGGTATGACTACgtaccttgtattacattttcaattctttgctataaaatttgaacattctatacatttttaacaacaaaattatatgCACACAGTCGTGACtattactaattttttcaacatttaaactccaagtgcttataaaaaaattgtggctacgtatttttaatgttttaaataacaacttattgggaactttgtattacattttcaagcattCTAATTTTTTACCCAGAAAAATGTTTTCTCCcgaaatttatagaaataaaccaaaaaaaaattaagttattactagtagaaaataaaattatccatAGCTGTTGGtacctaatatacattataaatatataataaaatatttatattatttgaactttgaattatATAGG
This portion of the Acyrthosiphon pisum isolate AL4f chromosome A1, pea_aphid_22Mar2018_4r6ur, whole genome shotgun sequence genome encodes:
- the LOC100164602 gene encoding uncharacterized protein LOC100164602 — its product is MVSRTGLYASVVKDDFKDINQKDDIIDITGVSCNPAPIVLKPLASLYNPYPYGCSVLCNHPLDSEIKDLVKKAKDALALDPKSPHRYPDVDEINIIVPEELFRKYTETDSRATSPMPTIVPKKTPAELEIDKSRLVLDLNRSRSQQSSIKFSGVVGQDFCEVLSLCHGSVLHIPKYFRPNYTTSILGRKLEVKKEVLKKRPRHQITITEKQADNIAVNLRHLDLPGAYDVQKDTEENKEVTWRRGKPIKPGKKNKKKSEKKKSGQHNKEFKGVQDPLETQVSTINQNSLNGSIIAENDAQKIEEEINEEPKTSSFIDIDILKELQRELHLLDVENEFDVKKHMALKEAYKMQPILINQEVNTELEALKRKLGVNTEVVLPGLPRTFSRKNIRFELPLDRKSLKDMKPLDYLRSNTSIIGSCLVIYSRVFEKYDTNLETRTIHENKLISALGEVMGRPFSSQEATDLHQIIGWSSGQILTYREWCGLCGAAERLLGHRFVPQPLSKAQDPCNEVENADFALLDRWLQDLSPNNSVYKLLTLIKNT